TCGGCTTCGACCGGGTCGAGCCGGACGGCGCGCACCGGCTGGACGGGGTCGGCTACCGCGGTGCCGACGTGCTCGAGGACGGCGCGCTGGGCGCCGCCTTCGATGCCGAGCCGGTGCCGTGGGCGGTGATCAACGTGATCGGGGGTTTCGCCGGGCGCCGGCCGCTGACCGAGTTCGACCCGGCCGAACTCGCCCGGCAATTGCAGCTCAACCTGACCTCCGCCGCACTGATCACCAAGCACGCGCTGCGGCGGCTGGGCGAGCGCGGCGAGGGCCGCGTGGTGCACACCGCGAGCCGGGTGGCGCTGCGGACCGAGGGCAGCGGGTTCGCCTATTCGGTGAGCAAGCTCGGCGTCCTGCACCTCGTCCAGATGGCCGCCGCGGAGACCCACGGCTCCGGCATCACCGTGAACGCGGTCGTTCCGAGCATCATGGACACCCCGGCGAACCGTGCATCGATGCCCGGCGCGGCCCACGAGCGTTGGCCGAAGGTGGCAGACGTCGCGGCCGCCTACCTGTTCCTCGCCTCCCCGGCCGCGCAGCTCGTGTCCGGCGCGGCGCTGCCGGTCTACGGCCTCACCTAGAACTTGTTCTAAGTTCCGGCTACGGTGCGGGGTGTGCGGGACACCATCCGGGACATCGAGCAGCTCAAGTACCGCTACCTGCGCACGCTCGACCTGAAGGATTGGGACGCGCTCGAGGGCACCCTGACCGCTGACGTGGTCGCGAGCTACGGCCCGAAGCTGAGCTTCACCGGGCGCGCGCGGCTGGTCGCGTTCCTTCGCACCTCGCTCGGCCCCGCGATCATCACCGTGCACCAGTGCCACCACCCGGAGATCACGGTGGCCGGCGATCACGCACGCGGCACCTGGTACCTGCACGACCAGGTGATCGTGCTCGAGCAGCGGCTGCTGCTCACCGGCGCGGCGTTCTACGAGGACCACTACCTGCGCGAGGCGGACGGGCAGTGGCGCATCGCGCGCACCGGCTACGTCCGCAGCTACGAGGCGACCCAGTCACTGGACGACGTCCCGAGCTGGCGCCTGACCGCGAACCGTTGGGGGTGACGGGTGAAGGCGAAGCCTAAGGGGCTGGACCGGCCCAGCACGGTGAAGATCATCAAGGCGATGTCCACCGCGCACACCTGGCTGTACCGGCGCAGCGGCGGCCGCCTGGGGCGCAAGTGGCACGTGGGTAGCGCGCTGCGGCACGGCGTGCCGGTCTGCCTGCTCACGACGACCGGCCGCAAGAGCGGCGTGCCGCGCACCGTCCCGCTGCTGTACCTGGCCGATGGCGAGGACGCGGTGCTGGTCGCCTCGCAGGGCGGTCTGCCCACGAACCCGCAGTGGTACTACAACCTGCTGGCCGAGCCGGCGGTCACCGTGCAGCTCGGGACGCGGACGCGCGCGATGCGGGCCCGCGTCGCCGACGCCGCGGAGCGTGCGGTGCTCTGGCCGCGGCTGGTGCGGCTGTATGCCGACTACGAGAACTACCAGAGCTGGACGGACCGGGAGATCCCGGTGATCATCTGCGAGCCGGTTCGGTGAGCCGGGCGGCTCGGTCCGGCTCTCGGGTGGCGGGCACGATCACCGTGGCCAGCGCAAGCAGCGCGGCGGCGATGCTGAGCGCCCGCAGCACGCCGACATGGCTGCCCAGGAAGCCGATCACCGGCGGACCGGCCAGGAACGCGGTGTAGCCGATGGAGGACACCACGCTCACCCGGCGCGGTGCGAGCGCCGGGTCGTCGGACGCCGCGCTCATCCCGACCGGGAAGCCGAGGGCGGCGCCGGCCCCCCACAGCAGCGTGCCGAGGTAGGCGACGGGCAGCGCGGCGCCGATGACGACGAGAACCAGGCCGACCAGCGCCAGGCCGACCGAGATGCGCAGCACGGGCACCCGGCCGAACCGGTCGATGGCTGCCGGACCGAACCAGCGCGCCGTGGTCATCGCGGCGAGGAACACCGCGAACACGCTCGTCCCGACCACCGCCGAGGTGTGGTAGCCGTCGATCACCGCCACCCCGAGCCAGTCGTTGCCGGTGCCCTCGGTGAACGCGGCGCACAGCACGAACACGCCGATGAGCAGGGTGCGCGGTTCACGCCAGGCCGTGAGCGCCGCGCCGCGCGGCGCCGCCTCGCCGGCCGGTGCGTGCGGGGCGTCGGGCAACTCGGGCAGGAAGTGGCGGACGGAGTACGGGACGATCCCCACCACGAGCACCGCGGTCGCGATCATGTGGATCGTCACCGAGACGTGCCAGGCGACCAGCGGCACGCTGATCAGGGCGCCGGCGACCGTACCCACGCTGAAGCCGGCGTGAAAGCGGGGCATGATCGAGCGGCCCAACTGCTGCTCGACCGCGGCGGCGTGCACGTTCATCGCGACGTCCCACGCACCGTTGCCGAACCCGACGAGGACGAGCCCGATCACCACCGGCGCCGGCCCGAAGCGGTAGCCGACGCCCGCGACCACCAGGCCGGCGCCGAGCAGCACCGACATCCGCCCGACCGTCCAGGCCGCGCCGAAGCGGTGGATGATCGAGCCCGCCAGCGGCAGCGCGACGAGGGCGCCGAGCGCCAGCGACAGCAGGATCAGGCCGAGGACCGCGGGGCTGACCTGCAGCCGATCGCGCACCTGGGGAATGCGGGCCGCCCAGCTGGCGAAGGCGAATCCGGCCGCGATGAAGGCGACCGACGTGGCGTGCTTGGCCGGCCGCGGCCCCGTCGATGACACAGCCGACGATAACAGTGGCGCCGGCGCGCTGCGGGTGCCACCACGGGTCCGCGTGTGGCGATGGTCTCTCCGGTATCGCCTCTCAGGATGGGCTTCCGGCCGCCGATAGCAGAGAGGTCACGGATGACGGAGGCCGACAGTGGAAGACATGGACGACATCGTCCAGGAGTTCCTGATCGAAAGCTCAGAGAACCTTGATCAACTGGACCGCGATCTACTCGCACTCGAAGGTGATCCCGGGTCCCGTGAACTGCTCTCCAGCATCTTTCGCACGATCCACACCATCAAGGGCACCAGTGGGTTCCTCGCCTTCAACCGGCTCGAGAGTCTGACCCACACCGGCGAGTCGCTGCTGTCGCGGTTACGCGACGGGCTGCAGACGATGACGACCCCGACCGCCGACGCGCTGCTGCTGATGGTGGACAACGTTCGGGCCATCCTCACCGCGATCGAGCAGACCGGCAGTGAGGGCGAGGTCGACATCGAGCAGGCTGTCACCCGGCTGCGCGCGCAGATGGAGCCGGACGGCGCGGCTCCGGCCGCTCCGGCCGCGGCCGCTCCGGCCGAGCCTGCGGTCACCGAGTCGACCGCTGTGGAGGACACTGTCGAGCCGGCCGAGGACACCGCCGAGGACACCGCCGAGGACACCGCCGAGGACACCGCCGAGGACACCGCCGAGGACACCGCCGAACCGCCGGAACCAGTCGCCGCCGAGCCGGCCGTGGTCGAGCCGGCGGTGGTCGAGCCGGCCACCGCACCCGCGCCCGCATCGAAGGCGCCCGCCGCGAGCAAGCCGTCGGCTGCCGCTTCCGACGATGGGCACCCGGCCAAGCGCAGTGCGGCCGAGAGCTCGCTGCGGGTGGACGTCGACCTGCTGGACGCCCTGATGCGGCTGGCAGGGGAGCTGGTCCTGACGCGCAATCAGATCGTGCGCGGGATCGGTGCCCTGTCCGACCCGGTGCTCAGCCACACCGCGCAGCGGCTCAACGTGATCACGACCGAGCTGCAGGAAAGCATCATGAAGACCCGGATGCAGCCGATCGACCACCTCTGGTCGAAGCTGCCGCGCGTCGTCCGCGACCTCAGCGCCCAGTGCGGGCGGCACGTGCGGCTGGAGATGAGCGGCAAGGACACCGAGCTAGACCGCACCCTGCTCGAGGCGATCAAGGATCCGCTGACCCACCTGGTCCGCAACGCGATCGACCACGGCATCGAGGCTCCTGCCGAGCGCGAGCGGGCGGGCAAGGCCGCCGAGGGCGTGCTGCACCTGCGCGCATACCACAACAGCGGGCAGGTCGTGGTCGAGGTCGCCGACGACGGCGCCGGGATCGACCCCGGGCGTGTCGCCGCCAAGGCGCTCGAGCGCAACTTGCGGACTGCGGGCGAACTCGCCGAGATGACCGACGCGGACATCCTGCAGCTGGTGTTCCAGCCGGGTTTCTCGACGGCGGCGGCCGTCACGAACGTCTCCGGCCGCGGCGTCGGGATGGACGTCGTCAAGACCAACATCGAGGCCATCGGCGGCGCGATCGAGATCGAGTCCGAGAAGGGCGCCGGCACCGTCTGCCGGCTGCGCGTCCCCCTCACCCTGGCAATCGTGCCCGCCCTCACAGTCGAGTGCGGAACCGACCGCTACGCCATCCCGCAGGTCAGCCTGCTCGAGCTGGTCGCGATCGACGAGCGGCAGGCCGCCACCGCGATCGAGTGGGTCGCCGGTGCGCCGGTGTACCGGTTGCGCGGCGTGCTGCTGCCGCTGATCGACCTGGCCGAGGTGCTCGACGTCGGCCGCACCGACACGGCGAGCAACGTCGTGATCGCGGTGCTGCAGGCCGGTGCACGCCGCTTCGGGCTGCTCGTCGACCGCGTGCTCAACACCGAGGAGATCGTGGTCAAGGCGCTCAGCGCGCGGCTGAAGAACATCGGCGTCTACTCCGGCGCCACCATCCTGGGCGACGGCACGGTCGCGCTGATCCTGGACGTGCAGAACCTGGCCCGCCGGGCGCTGCGCGGCGAGGCCGCCGATCGCGGCCACCAGGCGCACGCGCAGGCCCAGGCCGTCGCCCTCGCCGACCGCGAGGCCGAACGACTGCTCATCGCCGGCATCGGCGGCGGCCGCCAGGTCGCGATCTCGATGGCCATGGTCACCCGACTGGAGATGGTCGCGGCCCAGCGCGTCGAGCAGGTCGGCGGCCGGGACGTCGTCCAGTACCGCGGCAAGGTGATCCCGCTGCTGAACCTGGGCTACTACCTCGGCGCCGATCCGTCCGAGCCGCGCAGCGAGCTGCCGGTCGCGGTCTACACCCGCGGCGGGCACAGCATCGCGATGGTGATGGACGAGATCATCGACATCGTCGAGTACGACGGCGGCGTGCACGGCACGTCCGACGAGCGCGGCTTCTCCGGCTCGGTCGTCGTGAAGGACCGGATCATCGGGCTGCTCGATGTCGAGCAGGCGATCCTGGTGGCCGACCCGGCCTTCTTCGCCGGCGCGCCCAGTACAGCGGGCCGGCCGTCCGGCCCGCTGTCGGGCCCGCTGTCGGGCCCGTTGTCCGGGCCACAGTCCGACCGTCACCGGGTGCACCGAACCAGCTTCACCCACGCAGGAGTGTCGTCATGAGCCAGCCGCGTACCGAACCGGGAACGGCAGAGCACGCCGGTCAGTACACGACGTTCTGGCTGGGCGACGGCCTGTACGGCATCGAGGTCGAGCGGGTCCGGGAGGTGCTGCGCCAGCAGGACCTCACCCGGGTGCCGCTCGCACCGGCCACCGTCGCCGGGCTGATCAACCTGCGCGGCCAGGTCGTCACCGCGATCAACCTGCGCGAGCGGCTCGAGCTGGGCCGGCCGGACGGCGAGACCAGCTCGATGCTGGTGGTCGTCCTGGTAGCCGGCGAGCCGATCGCCCTCGTGGTCGACCGGATCGGCGGCGTGATCGACGTGACGACCGACCAGTTCGAGCTGCCGCCCGACACGCTCACCGGCGTGGTCCGCGAGTTGGTCTTCGGCGCGTACAAGCTCGACGGCCAACTGCTGCTCAGCCTCGACGTCGAGGCCGCAGTCGCCGCCTGAATCACCCGCTTGCACCGAGCCACCGCAACACCACCCGCATCAACCCCGCATCAAGTCCACACAGACCCCCATGGCGCTCTCCCCCGGAGCGCACATCCCCGAGAGGCGCAGTTCATGTCCACGCTCACCGTGTCCCCGTCCCAGGTCGTCCTGCCCGCACCAGCGGCGCTCGGCGGCCGGCTGTCCGGAGTAAGCCGCTGGTTCGCCAACCGCGGGGTCCGCACCAAGCTGCTGTTCGCGATCGGCGTGCTCGCCGCCGTCGCGATCGCCGCGAGCTCGGTGGCCGCAGCCGGCCTCGCCAACATCGGGGCGGACATCCGCACCCTCGCCGCGACCCAGTCCGACGTCGGGCAGCCGCTCAACGTGATCCACCAGGACGAGCTCAAGGCGCGGATGGAGATCGCGCAGCTGGCGGCGAGCCCGAGCGCGGCCGCGAAGGCGGACTGGATCAAGTCGATCGCCGGCACCGACGCCGAAGTCGCCGCGGCCGTGGCCAAGGTCGACCCGGTGCTGGGCGACACCCCGTACTGGACCGACTTCAAGAAGGCGTGGGCCGCGTTCACCAAGGTCCGGGACACCACCCTCGTCCCGCTCGCGCAGGCGAACGACCTGAACGGCTTCGCCGCGGCGTACGCGGCCAAGGCCGCGCCGGTCATCAGCCAGATGGCCGACGCCATGGACGCCTCCGACGCGGCCGGGGTCACCAACTTCGTGGACGAGGCGAAGAAGTCCTCGGACGCAGCGCACGCGGACATCGTCAAGCAGTTCGTGGTGCTGGGTATCGGCCTGCTGCTCGCGCTGACGATCAGCCTGCTCGTCGCGGGTGCGATCCGGCGGCCGTTGCGGCGGGTGCAGACCTCGCTGGAGGCGATGGCCCGGCGTGACCTGACCGTGGACGCCGACGTGCACAGCAGCGACGAGGTCGGCAAGATGGCGTCCGCGCTGAGCGCCGCGCAGCAGAACTTCCGCGAGGTCATCGCGCAGGTGGTCAGCTCTGCCGACTCGGTCGCCTCCTCCAGCGAGGAACTGTCCGCCTCCTCCACCCAGATCTCCGCCGCGGCCGAGGAGACCAGCACCCAGGCCGGCGTCGTCGCCCAGGCCTCCGAGCAGGTCTCCCGCAACGTGCAGACCGTCGCCGCCGGCTCCGAGCAGATGGACGCCTCGATCCGCGAGATCGCCCAGAACGCCAACGAAGCCGCCCGCGTCGCCTCCACCGCCGTCTCCGCCGCCGAGGCCACCAACGCCACCGTCAGCAAGCTCGGCGTGTCCAGCCAGGAGATCGGCAACGTCGTCAAGGTCATCACCTCGATCGCCGCGCAGACCAACCTGCTCGCCCTCAACGCCACCATCGAGGCCGCCCGCGCCGGTGAAGCAGGCAAGGGCTTCGCCGTGGTCGCCAACGAGGTCAAGGAACTCGCGCAGGAAACCTCGCGCGCCACCGAAGACATCGTCTCCCGCGTCGAGGCCATCCAGGCCGACACCGAAGGTGCCGTCGCCGCCATCGGCGAGATCGCCCAGATTATCGCCTCCATCAACGACTACCAGCTCACCATCGCCTCGGCAGTGGAAGAACAAACCGCCACCACCAACGAGATGAGCCGCAACGTCAGCGAAGCCGCCACCGGCTCCGGCGACATCACCGACAACATCAACGGCGTCGCCACCGCGGCAGCCGCCACCACCGAAGCCGTCACCCAAACGCGCGTCGCCGTGGACGAACTCGCCCGCATGGCCAGCGACCTGCGCACCCAAGTCGCCAGCTTCAGCTACTGACCCACCACCTGACGAGCGAGCGGAATGAGGATGATCTCGGTTCTGGTGGTCGACGACTCGGCCTTGGTGCGGCGGCTGGTGACCGCCGTGCTGGACGAGGCGGACGGCATCCATGTGGTGGGGACGGCTGCGAACGGCGAGATCGCCCTGCGCAAGGTGGACGAACTCAAGCCGGACCTGGTCACCCTCGACATCGAGATGCCGGTGCTGGACGGGCTGGCGGCGATGCGCGAGCTGCGCCGCCGCCACCCGCGGCTGCCCGTGATCATGTTCTCGACGCTGACCAGCTCCGGGGCGGCGGCGACGCTGGAGGCCCTCGCCGCGGGAGCCAGCGATTACGTCACCAAGCCCACCAACGGGGTGAGCCTCACCGCCTCGCTTGCCGAGGTGCGCGACCAGTTGGTGCCCCGCGTGCGTGCGCTCGCCACGCGCGCTCAGCGCCTGCCCGCACTTCGGCACGCGGCCGCCGTCGGCAGCCTCGCCGGGGCCGCGTCCGCCACCAAGGCCTATCGCGCCGCCGGCCGCACCCGGCCGTCCGGCCCGCTGCAGGTCGTCGCGGTGGGCAGTTCCACCGGTGGCCCGGAGGCACTGTCCCGCGTGCTCGGATCGCTCAGCCAGCGGCCTCCGGTGCCGATAGTCATCGTGCAGCACATGCCACCGGTGTTCACCGGGATGCTTGCCCAACGCCTGGATCGACTCGGGCCGGCGAGCGTCGTCGAGGCTACGGACGGCCAGGTGCTGCAGCCCGGCGTTATCTACATCGCGCCGGGTGGTCGCCACCTGGAACTCGTCCGCCGTGGTGCGCTCGTCCAGACCCAACTGCACGACAAGGATCCGGAGAACTTCTCCCGGCCGTCCGTCGACGTGCTGTTCCGGTCGGTGGCACGGGTCTTCCCCGGCAATGCGATAGCCGTGGTGCTGACCGGTATGGGTCACGACGGGCGTGACGGCGCTGCCCTGATCGGGCAGAGCGGTTCGCTGGTAGTCGCCCAGGACGAGCCTTCGTCCGTCGTCTGGGGTATGCCGGGCGCGGTCACCGAGGCCGGGCTCGCCGACACCGTCCTGCCGCTGGGTGGGATTGCCTCGTATCTGTCCGGACACTTCAACGGGCTCGGCGCCCCGGTAGGAGCAGCACGATGACCGCCCCGCGAACGGCAGCGATCGGCGCGAGCGAGTTCGGCTTCGTGTCCGATCTGGTTCGACGCGAGGCCGCGATCGTCCTGGAGCCGGGCAAGGAGTACCTCGTCGAGGCCCGGCTGGCCCCGCTCGCGCGTGCCGCCGGGACGGGATCGGTGAGCGACTACGTGCGCGCGCTGCGTCAGACCGGCGATCACCGGCAGCGCTGGGCTGTCGTCGAGGCCCTGACCACCAACGAAACGTCCTGGTTTCGCGATCCGGGGGTGTTCGAAGGCCTGCGCACCGAACTGCTCCCCCGCCTGCAGTCCGTCCGGTCCGTGCACCACACCCTGCGCTTCTGGTCCGCTGCCGCATCCACCGGGCAGGAGGTCTACAGCCTGGCCATGCTGCTGGCCGACTCGCTCGAACCCGCGCGCCGCCACCAGATCCTCGCCACCGACATCTCGAACGAGGTGCTGGAGCGGGCCAGAACCGGCCGGTACAGCCAGCTCGAGATGAACCGCGGGCTGCCGGCCCGCCACCTCGTGCGCTTCTTCGAACGCAGCGGGACGGGGTGGAACGTCGGTGCACAGCTGCGCCGCGACATCACGTTCCGCGCCCTGAACCTGGCCGCGCCGTTCGTCGCGCTGCCGACGTTCGACGTCGTCCTCATGCGCAACGTGCTGATCTACTTCGACATCCCGACCAAGCGCTCCATCCTGCGCCGGGTACGCCAGGTTCTCGCGCCGGACGGCTGGCTCGTCCTCGGCACAGCCGAGAGCACGCGCGGAATCGACGACGAGTTCGAGGCTGTCCGGTTCGGCGGCCTCACCGCCTACCGGCCGGCCACCAACGCTTCCCCTCTCAGAAGGGCATGACCGTGCACGCAATCGTGATCGACGACTCATCCGCGATGCGCAGGATCCTGCGCCGCATCGTGGGCCAGTTCGGCTTCGAGGTCTGCGAGGCCGGCAACGGCCGCGAGGCGCTCGATGTACTCGCCGCCAGCGATCCGGTTCCGGAGTTGGCTCTCATCGACTGGAACATGCCGGAGATGAACGGGCTCGAGTTCATCCAGGCGGTCCGCAAGGACTCGCGGTACACCCGGCTCACGCTGCTCATGGTGACGACCGAGAGCGAGCAGAGCCAGATCGTGCGGGCACTCGCGGCCGGCGCGCACGAATACCTCATCAAGCCGTTCACCGCCGACGCGGTGGCGGAGAAGCTGGAACTACTCGGCCTTATCACGGTTGGAGTCTGACGTGACCGAATCCACGCTGCCCAGCGCAGCAGAACTCAGTGAGATCGCGGCCGAGGTGTGGTCCTCGTTCCTCGACGACGCGCTCGTCGAGGTCGAGCATCCCGCCGACGGCTCGCTCGCGTCCGACCGCACGATCGGCTGGGTGTCGATCAGCGGCGACTGGGCCGGTCACCTGTACGTGACCACGTCCGGCGCCGGTGCCCGCGAGATCGCCTCGAACATGTTCCAGCTGGACGCCGGCGAGATCGGCGATTCGGAGATCGCCGACGCGATCGGCGAGCTCGCGAACATGGTCGGCGGCAGCGTGAAGGGCATGGTCGGCGGCGAGGCCGTCCTCTCGCTGCCACAGGTCGTGCTCAACGCGGGAACGCTGATCAGTCCCGAGGCGCACCAGCGCGTGCGGGTCTCGGGCAGCTGGCACGGCGAACCGGTGGAGTTCGCGGTGTGGGAAAGGGAAGTCGACAGGGTAGGAGAGCACGCATGAGGGTCCTGGTAGCCGACGACTCGACGGTGATGCGGCGCATCGTGGTGCGCACGCTGCGCCAGGCCGGCATCGAGCCGGACGAGGTGCTGGAGGCCGCGGACGGGCAGCAGGCTTACGAGACGGTGCTCAGCGATGCGCCCGACCTCGTCCTTTCGGACTGGAACATGCCGAACATGACCGGCATCGAGTCGCTGCGGGCCATCCGGGCCGCCGGCTCGGACGTCACGTTCGGGTTCGTGACGTCCGAAGGCTCCGAGGAGATGCGGGCCACCGCGGCCGAGGCCGGCGCGGCGTTCCTGATCGCCAAGCCGTTCACGCCGGAGAGCTTCCGCGAGACCATCGAGCCGTTCATCGCCTGACCTCACCAGCCGTACCCCCTAGTCGTCGACAGAGGCATGGAGAAGAGCAATGGGCAAACTCCCCCCCGTGAAGCTGATCAAGGATGTGCTCGACGGCCTGCTCGGCAAGGACGTGACGACCGCACCCGGTGATGCCATGACGAGCACCGACGCGGCAGGCGGGGCGCTGGCGATCTACGTCGACGACCACAACGCCATGCAGGCCGTGGTGGGCTGGGACCTGCCGGCCGCCGTTCGGGTGGGCGCGGCCGTCGCCCTGGTGCCGCGAGGCGGCGCCGACGACGCCATCGACGAGAAGTACGTGCCGGCGAACCTGCTGGAGAACCTGGGCGAGGTCAGCAACGTCCTCGCGTCGGTCTTCCAGCTCCCGGGCAACCCGCACCTGCGCCTGCACGAGACGTACTGCCCCGTCGCGGCCGCCCCGAACGACGCGTACGAGTTGCTGTTCCGGCTCGGCAACCGCATTGACCTCGCGATCGACGTGCCGAGCTACGGCACCGGTCGGTTCGCCCTGTCGATGCTGAACTGAGGCTGCCGGGCACCGTGTCGGCACCGCCGGCCGCGCGCGGGCGTGCCGACCCGGCCCGCGCGGCTCACGTCCGGTTTGGCATGCTGCCTGCATGGCTGAGCTTCCGGGAACCTTCGCCGACGACGTCATCGACCAGCCCGCCCGGGTGCAGTTCGAGGTGTTCCTGGACGAGCATCGCAGCGAGCTCACCGACTGCCTGGACGGCCTGACCGAGGAGCAGGCGCGGCGCTCGCTCGTGGCGTCGCGCACGACCTTGTTGGGCCTGGTCAAGCACGCGACGTTCGTCGAGAAGGTCTGGTTCGACGAGGCGATCAGCTGCCGCACGCGGGCCGAGATCGGCATCCCGGCGACGCCCGACGAGTCGTTCGTGCTGGACGGGACGGACACGATCGCCACCGTGCAGGCCGCGCACCGGCAGGCCTGCGCGGACTCGCGCGCTGCCGCCGCCGCGCTCGCGCTCGACGACCTCGTCCACGGCAATCGGCGCGGGCCGCTGCCGTTGCGTTGGGTGTACCTGCACGTGTTGCGTGAGCTCGCCCAGCACTGCGGGCACGCCGACATCCTGCGCGAGCAACTGCTGGCGCGCTGAGCGGCAGCGTGATCACCCTGGCCCGTTCCGGTCCGGCGGCGTAGAACAAGGCGCGTGGAGATCATGCCGCCGGATTTGCCCGGGCACACTCCGCCCGCCGCCATCGTCAGCCCGGTGTTCGTCGGACGCACCGCGGAGCTGACAGCGGCTCGTGGGCTGATCGAACGCGCCGAGAAGGGCGAGTCCGGGGTGATGCTGGTCTGCGGGGAGGCCGGTGTCGGCAAGACCCGGCTCGTCGACGAGGCGGTACGGCACGCGCGGGGCCGGCAGCTGCAGGTGCTGTCCGGGCACTGCGTGCAACTGGGGATCGAGGGTCTTCCGTTCGCCCCGGTCGTCGAGGCGTTGCGCGAACTGGTCCGCACCACCGGACGCGAACGGCTCGAGGAGATCCTCGGCCCGGCGCGTGACCTGGTCGCGCGCCTGCTGCCCGTCGCGGCCGCGCCGGAGACCGAGACCGCTCCCCCGGCGACCGCCCAGCTGCTCGAACTCGTCCTCGGTCTGCTCGAGCGTCTCAGCGAGAGCGCGCCGGTGCTGGTCGTGATCGAAGACCTGCACTGGGCCGATCGCTCGACGCTGGAGCTCGCCGCGTTCCTCGCCCGGAACCTGCGCGGAGTCCCGGTGGCCATTCTGATCACCTACCGGTCCGACGAGGTGGACCGCCGACATCCGCTGCGCGTCCTGCTCGCCACCTGGGAACGCACCCGCAGCATCAGCCGGCTGGAGCTGGGCCGACTGGACCGCGACGAGGTGCGTGCCCAGCTGAGCGCCATCCTCGGCGCGGTGCCGGACCCGAAGCTGCTCGATCTGGTGTACGAGCGATCCGAAGGCAATGCGTTCCTGGTCGAGGAGATGCTCAGCGCGGTACGGGCCGGCGATCCGCGCGGGCTGCCGCCGTCATTGAAGGACGTCCTGCTCGCGCGGGTGGATCGACTGGGTGAGCCGGCGGTGCAGCTGTTGCGACTGGCCGCTGTTGCCGGGCGATCGGTTCCCGAACGGCTGCTGGTAGCCGTCTGCGAGGTGGACGAGCTGTCCGCGCTGGCAGCGATCCGCGAGGCGGTCGACGCGCACCTGCTGGTCGTCGACTCGGCCGGGCACGGGTACACGTTCCGGCACGCGCTGGCACGGGACGCCGTGTACGACGACCTGCTGCCGGGCGAGCGGGTACGCCTGCACGCCGCGTACGCCGAGGCGCTCACCCGCGACCCGGGGCTTCTCGACGAAACCAACGTGTCGGTGGCCGCATCCCTCGCGCACCATGCCTACGCCGCGCTGGACCTGCCCCGCGCGCTCGAGGCGTCGATCGCGGCCGGCCGGGAATCGTTCAGCGCGATGGCCTCGCGCGAGGCGCTCGCGCAGTACGAGCGGGCGCTGCTGATCTGGGACCGC
This genomic stretch from Jatrophihabitans cynanchi harbors:
- a CDS encoding protein-glutamate methylesterase/protein-glutamine glutaminase, producing MISVLVVDDSALVRRLVTAVLDEADGIHVVGTAANGEIALRKVDELKPDLVTLDIEMPVLDGLAAMRELRRRHPRLPVIMFSTLTSSGAAATLEALAAGASDYVTKPTNGVSLTASLAEVRDQLVPRVRALATRAQRLPALRHAAAVGSLAGAASATKAYRAAGRTRPSGPLQVVAVGSSTGGPEALSRVLGSLSQRPPVPIVIVQHMPPVFTGMLAQRLDRLGPASVVEATDGQVLQPGVIYIAPGGRHLELVRRGALVQTQLHDKDPENFSRPSVDVLFRSVARVFPGNAIAVVLTGMGHDGRDGAALIGQSGSLVVAQDEPSSVVWGMPGAVTEAGLADTVLPLGGIASYLSGHFNGLGAPVGAAR
- a CDS encoding CheR family methyltransferase, producing the protein MTAPRTAAIGASEFGFVSDLVRREAAIVLEPGKEYLVEARLAPLARAAGTGSVSDYVRALRQTGDHRQRWAVVEALTTNETSWFRDPGVFEGLRTELLPRLQSVRSVHHTLRFWSAAASTGQEVYSLAMLLADSLEPARRHQILATDISNEVLERARTGRYSQLEMNRGLPARHLVRFFERSGTGWNVGAQLRRDITFRALNLAAPFVALPTFDVVLMRNVLIYFDIPTKRSILRRVRQVLAPDGWLVLGTAESTRGIDDEFEAVRFGGLTAYRPATNASPLRRA
- a CDS encoding response regulator, with translation MTVHAIVIDDSSAMRRILRRIVGQFGFEVCEAGNGREALDVLAASDPVPELALIDWNMPEMNGLEFIQAVRKDSRYTRLTLLMVTTESEQSQIVRALAAGAHEYLIKPFTADAVAEKLELLGLITVGV
- a CDS encoding chemotaxis protein CheX is translated as MTESTLPSAAELSEIAAEVWSSFLDDALVEVEHPADGSLASDRTIGWVSISGDWAGHLYVTTSGAGAREIASNMFQLDAGEIGDSEIADAIGELANMVGGSVKGMVGGEAVLSLPQVVLNAGTLISPEAHQRVRVSGSWHGEPVEFAVWEREVDRVGEHA
- a CDS encoding response regulator; this translates as MRVLVADDSTVMRRIVVRTLRQAGIEPDEVLEAADGQQAYETVLSDAPDLVLSDWNMPNMTGIESLRAIRAAGSDVTFGFVTSEGSEEMRATAAEAGAAFLIAKPFTPESFRETIEPFIA
- a CDS encoding DinB family protein — protein: MAELPGTFADDVIDQPARVQFEVFLDEHRSELTDCLDGLTEEQARRSLVASRTTLLGLVKHATFVEKVWFDEAISCRTRAEIGIPATPDESFVLDGTDTIATVQAAHRQACADSRAAAAALALDDLVHGNRRGPLPLRWVYLHVLRELAQHCGHADILREQLLAR